A single Aminobacterium mobile DSM 12262 DNA region contains:
- the hslU gene encoding ATP-dependent protease ATPase subunit HslU: MIIVPKEGHNLTPRLIVEFLDRYIVGQDRAKKAVAIALRNRIRRRNLPQNLANEIAPKNILMVGPTGVGKTEIARRLADLTQAPFVKVEATKFTEVGYVGRDVESMIRDLVEAAVAMVKKNKIEEVQAPAAERAELRLVDVLIPKPERRPGVPDFMKIFSGKAEEPETVSASEEDQIRESTRNKVLSLLKAGKLDEREVELEITENAMAAAIPLLGGAGMDSMGMNISEMLGGLLPKKTKKRRMKVAEARKILQAEEAEKLIDMESVANIALEKAQEEGIVFIDELDKVVSKGTSSGPDVSREGVQRDLLPVVEGSSVQTKYGIVKTDHILFIAAGAFSSVKPSDLVPELQGRFPIRVELQPLGREELARILVEPENSLIRQYQALISTENVDIQFSDDAIQEIAIMAERMNSEMENIGARRLHTMIEQLLEDISFTAPERQGEAIHIDSQFVRERLSPLMEDTDLRKYLL, encoded by the coding sequence ATGATAATAGTACCAAAGGAGGGACACAATCTGACCCCTCGCCTTATAGTGGAATTCCTCGATCGTTATATTGTAGGACAAGATAGGGCTAAGAAAGCAGTGGCAATTGCTCTTCGTAATCGAATTCGACGCCGGAATCTTCCACAAAACTTGGCTAATGAGATTGCTCCTAAAAACATTCTCATGGTAGGGCCCACAGGTGTGGGCAAAACGGAGATCGCCAGAAGACTGGCTGATCTTACGCAAGCTCCTTTTGTGAAAGTTGAAGCTACGAAATTCACAGAAGTAGGCTATGTAGGGCGAGATGTAGAATCTATGATTCGCGATCTCGTAGAAGCTGCTGTTGCCATGGTTAAGAAAAATAAGATAGAAGAAGTTCAAGCTCCGGCAGCGGAGAGGGCCGAGCTGCGTCTTGTAGATGTCCTTATTCCTAAACCGGAACGTCGACCAGGTGTTCCTGACTTTATGAAAATTTTTTCAGGAAAAGCAGAAGAACCGGAGACTGTTTCGGCTTCAGAAGAAGATCAGATTCGGGAATCTACCCGTAATAAAGTTCTTTCTCTACTAAAAGCAGGAAAACTCGATGAGCGAGAGGTTGAGTTGGAAATTACCGAAAATGCAATGGCTGCCGCTATCCCCCTTCTTGGTGGAGCAGGTATGGATTCTATGGGAATGAATATTAGTGAGATGTTAGGAGGGCTCTTGCCCAAGAAGACCAAGAAAAGACGTATGAAAGTAGCAGAGGCCCGTAAAATATTGCAGGCAGAAGAGGCAGAAAAACTCATTGATATGGAAAGTGTTGCTAATATCGCTTTAGAGAAGGCACAAGAAGAAGGCATCGTGTTTATAGATGAACTTGACAAGGTCGTGTCGAAAGGGACATCGAGTGGTCCTGATGTTAGCAGGGAAGGGGTACAGAGAGATCTTCTCCCTGTAGTAGAAGGTTCTTCTGTACAAACAAAGTACGGCATAGTTAAAACCGATCATATTCTTTTTATAGCTGCAGGAGCTTTTTCAAGCGTTAAACCTTCGGATCTTGTCCCAGAGCTTCAAGGGCGTTTCCCCATTCGCGTAGAACTTCAACCTCTGGGTAGAGAGGAATTAGCAAGGATTCTGGTAGAGCCGGAAAATAGTCTCATAAGACAATACCAGGCTTTAATCAGCACTGAGAATGTGGATATACAATTTTCCGACGATGCCATCCAGGAAATTGCCATTATGGCTGAAAGAATGAATTCGGAAATGGAAAATATCGGCGCTCGTCGTCTTCATACCATGATTGAACAGCTTTTGGAGGATATTAGCTTTACGGCACCGGAGCGACAGGGAGAGGCTATTCACATTGACTCTCAATTTGTGCGAGAAAGACTCTCTCCTCTCATGGAAGATACAGACTTGCGGAAATATTTGCTTTAA
- the fliF gene encoding flagellar basal-body MS-ring/collar protein FliF — protein MNELIQLKNRFLTFWSSLRQWQKWSIIGAAILVVAALLLLILWGGRPVYEPLFANLDVSDEASIVGYLKEQKVPYRLDPAANAILLPKDQVYEVRLALAQQGLPKGGNVGLELFDEAKMGMNEFQQRVTFLRALEGELARTISQVEAIEYAKVNIVIPEQHLFLEQQQPSTASVLVRLKPGREIGPNQVKAIVHLVSHSVEGLTPEYVTVVDTSGKVLSDLLDQELFVYTQSGVGQTVSSVQRELERQQEKELEHKVRQMLERVYGPGHVVVRVKVDLDFDKKQSRQKDYVPGSTGKGVLRSQQNMEESFTGTGSPVGGAPGTTTNIPGYAIGAPSSGMNEYNKTDVVSNYEISTRESEKIDTPGAVRRLTASVLVDAELDENRNEELRSLVAPALGLDINRGDQLVIQGMKFSTTLADALKEQMQQERRARLIMFLVGLAILLLVSVLGALWWVRRRKALRQQKGMGTGSVESGNAIPSIQDLLASPELLESQGELAVLEEQLRAYAKSKPEEVASLVQEWISEDM, from the coding sequence ATGAATGAGCTTATTCAGTTAAAGAATAGATTTCTCACATTTTGGTCCTCGCTTAGACAATGGCAGAAGTGGTCTATTATAGGAGCTGCCATATTGGTTGTGGCTGCTCTTTTATTGCTGATTCTCTGGGGAGGGCGTCCTGTCTATGAGCCCCTTTTTGCCAATCTCGATGTAAGCGATGAGGCCTCAATTGTGGGCTATCTTAAGGAACAGAAAGTACCCTACCGATTAGATCCTGCCGCAAATGCCATCTTGCTTCCTAAAGATCAAGTTTATGAGGTCCGTTTGGCCCTTGCTCAACAAGGATTGCCCAAGGGAGGCAATGTTGGGCTTGAACTTTTTGATGAAGCTAAGATGGGCATGAATGAATTTCAACAGCGAGTAACGTTCCTCAGGGCTCTTGAAGGGGAGTTGGCCCGAACAATTAGCCAGGTAGAAGCTATAGAATATGCAAAGGTAAATATTGTAATTCCAGAACAACATCTTTTCCTTGAACAGCAGCAACCTTCTACGGCTTCTGTTCTTGTTCGTTTGAAGCCTGGCAGGGAAATTGGGCCGAATCAAGTAAAAGCCATAGTTCATCTTGTATCTCATAGTGTTGAGGGGTTGACTCCAGAGTATGTTACAGTAGTAGATACGAGCGGTAAGGTGCTTTCAGATCTCTTGGATCAGGAGCTTTTTGTTTATACACAGTCGGGAGTTGGGCAAACAGTTTCTTCCGTACAACGAGAGCTCGAGCGTCAACAAGAGAAAGAATTGGAACATAAAGTTCGCCAAATGCTTGAGCGAGTGTATGGGCCGGGCCATGTTGTTGTTCGGGTAAAAGTAGATCTTGACTTTGATAAGAAACAAAGTCGGCAAAAAGATTATGTCCCAGGATCAACGGGAAAAGGCGTTCTTCGTAGCCAGCAGAATATGGAAGAAAGTTTCACTGGTACAGGTTCTCCTGTGGGAGGTGCCCCTGGCACAACCACAAATATACCGGGCTACGCTATCGGGGCTCCTTCTAGTGGTATGAACGAATACAATAAGACAGATGTGGTGAGTAACTATGAGATTTCTACGCGAGAGAGCGAGAAAATAGATACACCGGGGGCTGTCCGGCGATTAACGGCATCTGTTCTTGTAGATGCGGAGCTTGATGAAAATAGGAATGAAGAGCTTCGAAGTCTTGTTGCTCCTGCTTTAGGGCTGGATATAAATCGTGGGGACCAGTTAGTGATACAGGGGATGAAGTTCTCCACTACCTTGGCAGATGCGCTGAAGGAACAAATGCAACAAGAACGCCGTGCGCGTCTCATTATGTTCCTTGTGGGCTTGGCGATTCTATTGCTCGTGTCTGTACTCGGAGCTCTTTGGTGGGTGCGAAGGAGAAAAGCTCTTCGTCAACAGAAAGGGATGGGGACAGGTTCTGTAGAGAGTGGGAACGCTATCCCTTCGATTCAGGACCTTCTCGCATCGCCAGAGCTCTTAGAATCACAAGGAGAGCTGGCTGTTCTTGAAGAACAGTTGCGCGCATATGCGAAAAGCAAACCTGAAGAGGTCGCGAGCTTGGTTCAAGAGTGGATTTCTGAAGATATGTAG
- the fliG gene encoding flagellar motor switch protein FliG: MARVSSSKDFQGKEKAAILLVSLGNEIAADIYKHFDEATMEVITLEIANLGKVTPEQKLDVLKDAQEMLLAREYMARGGVEYARDILERALGPERAQNLLARITASLQVRPFDFMRHTDPQQLLSFIQGEHPQTIALILSYLEPEQSAQVIGGLPAVMQAEVAKRIARMDRITPEVLREVERVLERKLSTVMGQDFTLAGGIDAIVNIINNADRGTERNIMEHLEENDPELAEEIKRRLFVFEDILKMDDRSLQRVLREVEMKELALALKGATEDLRSKFFKNMSKRAAEMLKEDMEFMGPVRVRDVEESQQKIVNVIRALEDVGEIVISRGGEEELVV, translated from the coding sequence ATGGCACGTGTGTCAAGCAGTAAGGATTTTCAGGGAAAAGAGAAGGCAGCGATTCTACTCGTTTCGTTAGGGAATGAGATAGCAGCTGATATCTACAAACATTTTGATGAAGCCACCATGGAAGTCATTACTCTTGAGATAGCAAATCTCGGGAAAGTTACTCCCGAACAGAAGCTGGATGTGCTTAAAGACGCACAGGAAATGTTATTGGCCAGAGAATATATGGCTCGTGGCGGGGTGGAATATGCTAGAGATATTCTAGAACGAGCGTTGGGACCGGAACGAGCACAGAACTTGCTGGCTCGAATTACCGCAAGCCTTCAGGTTCGTCCTTTCGACTTTATGCGCCACACTGATCCTCAACAACTTTTGAGTTTTATACAAGGTGAGCATCCACAAACAATTGCCTTGATTCTGTCGTATCTTGAGCCAGAGCAATCGGCACAAGTAATTGGCGGGCTTCCTGCTGTAATGCAGGCAGAAGTAGCTAAACGAATAGCTCGGATGGACAGGATTACTCCTGAAGTTTTGCGGGAGGTGGAGCGTGTGCTTGAAAGAAAGCTGAGTACAGTTATGGGGCAAGATTTTACCCTGGCTGGTGGCATCGATGCTATTGTGAATATTATTAACAATGCCGATCGAGGAACAGAAAGAAATATTATGGAGCACTTGGAAGAGAATGATCCAGAGCTCGCAGAAGAAATTAAACGCCGTCTCTTTGTCTTCGAAGATATTCTTAAAATGGACGATCGTTCTTTACAGAGAGTCCTTCGCGAAGTAGAGATGAAGGAACTGGCTCTTGCCCTCAAAGGGGCTACAGAAGATTTGCGGAGCAAATTTTTCAAGAATATGTCGAAACGTGCTGCTGAAATGTTGAAAGAAGACATGGAATTTATGGGGCCTGTACGTGTAAGAGACGTAGAGGAGTCACAGCAAAAAATTGTCAATGTAATTCGTGCACTGGAAGATGTAGGAGAAATAGTTATCTCTCGCGGCGGAGAGGAAGAGTTGGTTGTCTAA
- the hslV gene encoding ATP-dependent protease subunit HslV, producing the protein MIELFKGTTVLCVRRGQTVAMAGDGQVTLGDQIIKAGARKVRRLYKGKVIAGFAGSTADAMTLLERFETRLEENSGDLMRAAVSLVKEWRLDRALRKLEALMLVADKEHTLLLSGAGDVLEPEHNVAAIGSGAGFALAAARAFLEASDWEAPEIAKRSIELAADICIYTDKEVTVEVIGE; encoded by the coding sequence ATGATTGAGCTGTTTAAGGGAACTACTGTTCTGTGCGTTCGTCGAGGGCAGACAGTTGCTATGGCTGGAGATGGTCAGGTTACTCTCGGGGATCAGATCATTAAAGCTGGTGCTCGTAAAGTCCGTCGTCTTTATAAAGGGAAAGTGATTGCTGGTTTCGCTGGGAGTACAGCTGATGCCATGACATTGTTAGAGCGTTTTGAGACCCGTCTCGAAGAAAACAGTGGAGATTTAATGCGGGCAGCTGTCTCTCTTGTAAAGGAGTGGAGACTTGATCGGGCACTAAGAAAGCTCGAAGCGCTCATGCTTGTGGCAGATAAAGAGCATACCCTTCTCCTTTCAGGGGCTGGTGATGTCCTTGAACCAGAACATAATGTGGCTGCTATTGGATCAGGCGCTGGTTTTGCCTTGGCAGCGGCGAGAGCTTTTTTGGAAGCAAGTGATTGGGAGGCCCCAGAAATAGCGAAACGTTCTATTGAGTTGGCTGCAGATATTTGTATTTATACAGATAAAGAAGTAACGGTTGAGGTGATTGGAGAATGA
- the codY gene encoding GTP-sensing pleiotropic transcriptional regulator CodY has protein sequence MVKGEKKMVDKNSIIVEDPAMKDLLEKTRQVGRALQSRREGTKPDYNKLAKLLCEFSTANVYIINRDGRILGHSWVSEYHSEAVANFLERGYMPENFVERMNQHRESILSETDGYLFDDEVTTEDAPEKHTLYVPIYGSAERLGTLLLVRFFEPFYMKDLILAEYLATLVGIEILHDRTKLIEERARERLVVQMAMRALSYSEVESIKHIIAELGAHEGVVIASKVADRVGVTRSVIVNALRKLESAGIIESRSLGMKGTFIKILSPLFVEELGMFLPQA, from the coding sequence ATGGTGAAAGGTGAGAAGAAAATGGTGGATAAAAACTCTATTATAGTCGAAGATCCAGCAATGAAAGATTTGCTTGAAAAGACGAGACAGGTAGGAAGAGCCCTTCAAAGCAGACGGGAAGGGACAAAACCAGATTATAACAAACTGGCAAAGCTTCTTTGCGAATTTTCTACCGCAAATGTCTATATTATTAATAGAGACGGACGAATTTTAGGCCATTCTTGGGTCAGTGAATATCATTCAGAGGCAGTAGCCAATTTCCTTGAGAGAGGATATATGCCTGAGAATTTTGTTGAAAGGATGAACCAGCATCGAGAGTCTATATTGAGCGAGACAGATGGTTATCTTTTTGATGATGAAGTAACAACTGAAGATGCTCCAGAGAAACACACTCTTTATGTTCCTATTTATGGTTCAGCTGAACGTTTGGGAACGTTGTTATTGGTTCGTTTCTTTGAGCCTTTTTACATGAAAGATCTTATTTTGGCAGAGTATCTGGCAACTCTTGTTGGTATTGAAATTCTTCATGACCGTACCAAACTCATTGAAGAGCGAGCACGAGAGCGACTTGTTGTTCAGATGGCCATGCGGGCTCTCTCTTACTCTGAAGTCGAATCGATAAAGCATATTATTGCGGAACTTGGGGCTCATGAGGGAGTTGTAATAGCCAGTAAAGTCGCAGATAGAGTAGGAGTAACCCGAAGTGTTATCGTCAATGCTTTAAGAAAGCTCGAAAGTGCCGGTATTATAGAGAGCCGCAGTTTAGGAATGAAGGGGACGTTTATAAAGATTCTCAGCCCACTTTTCGTAGAGGAGCTGGGAATGTTTTTGCCCCAGGCATAA
- the fliI gene encoding flagellar protein export ATPase FliI — MTPNQNRAHLLDVLESRLSKTQLIKINGRVVQVVGLVVESQGPDVRVGDLCQIRFRDSLRSLNAEVVGFREDRVLLMPLGSLKDVGPGCDVVSKERPLGVHVGKGLLGRVLDGLGQPMDDKGPIAGSDLYPLYADPPHPLRRQMIRTPISVGVKAIDGLTTLGTGQRIGIFAGSGVGKSTLLGMMARNTEADINVIALVGERGREVREFIDHDLGPDGLHRSVLVIATSDQSPLIRLKAALTATAIAEYFRDQGKNVLLMMDSVTRVARAQREVGLAIGEPPTTRGYTPSVFETLPRLLERAGAGERGSITGIYTVLVEGDDMNEPVADTVRGILDGHVVLSRRIASRNFYPAIDILNSVSRVMSSVVSREHLGAAARVREALATYSEAEDLINIGAYKDGSNPKIDWSLKHIESIHNFLRQKTDEHFSLDETTQWLMSLAPQAEKE, encoded by the coding sequence TTGACGCCCAACCAGAATAGAGCACATCTTTTAGATGTACTTGAATCTCGCCTCTCAAAAACGCAGCTTATTAAAATTAATGGCCGAGTTGTGCAGGTCGTTGGCCTTGTAGTTGAGTCTCAAGGCCCTGATGTGAGGGTGGGAGATTTATGTCAAATACGATTTCGAGACAGCTTACGTTCACTTAACGCAGAAGTCGTCGGTTTTAGAGAGGATAGAGTTCTTCTTATGCCTTTAGGAAGCCTTAAAGATGTGGGACCAGGTTGTGACGTTGTTTCTAAGGAACGTCCCCTTGGAGTTCATGTTGGCAAGGGGCTTTTAGGAAGAGTGCTCGACGGTCTCGGGCAACCTATGGATGATAAAGGGCCTATAGCGGGATCTGACCTGTATCCTCTTTATGCTGATCCCCCTCACCCCCTTCGCAGGCAGATGATCCGAACCCCTATTTCTGTGGGAGTTAAAGCAATAGATGGTCTTACGACCCTTGGAACAGGCCAGCGAATTGGTATTTTTGCAGGGTCCGGAGTAGGGAAAAGCACCCTGCTGGGCATGATGGCCCGCAATACTGAGGCTGATATAAATGTCATTGCCCTCGTAGGGGAGCGGGGCCGTGAAGTTCGAGAATTTATAGACCATGATTTAGGGCCTGATGGTTTGCATCGTTCTGTTCTTGTTATTGCCACATCGGATCAATCCCCTCTTATTCGCCTGAAGGCGGCTTTGACGGCAACGGCCATTGCTGAGTATTTTAGGGATCAGGGTAAAAATGTTCTTTTGATGATGGACTCTGTTACTCGTGTGGCGCGAGCTCAACGAGAAGTTGGTTTAGCTATAGGAGAGCCTCCCACTACGCGAGGATATACTCCTTCTGTCTTTGAAACGCTCCCGAGACTTCTTGAACGGGCTGGAGCAGGAGAGCGGGGAAGTATCACTGGAATTTATACAGTGCTCGTTGAGGGAGACGATATGAACGAGCCAGTTGCCGATACAGTCCGCGGTATCCTAGACGGACACGTAGTTCTTTCACGGCGGATAGCTTCCAGAAATTTTTATCCCGCCATTGATATCCTCAATAGCGTAAGTCGAGTTATGTCTTCCGTTGTTTCTAGAGAGCATCTCGGTGCGGCAGCCCGTGTTCGAGAAGCCCTGGCTACATATAGTGAAGCTGAAGACCTTATTAATATAGGGGCCTATAAAGATGGATCCAACCCCAAAATAGATTGGTCTTTGAAACATATAGAGTCAATCCACAATTTTTTGCGTCAGAAAACAGATGAACATTTTTCTTTGGACGAAACAACGCAATGGCTTATGTCTCTTGCCCCTCAAGCCGAAAAAGAATAA
- a CDS encoding tyrosine-type recombinase/integrase — translation MVEKLSSALDYYLEQMRFAKSMSLNTIENYAIDLNQFAHYLLEQNVTSVHDVDARLIREYLRILASFGYARTSVARKLSAIKSWFSFLVGKKVLTRDLAKNIKGPRLPARLPRALSIEQVASMIEEGTQKGTDPIRDRAILELLYGCGLRIGELAILRWEDTDLSERWIRVQGKGSKERMLPVGRLAVQALLAWRDECEQKSPFLFPGEEEGHLAIRTIRRVVVRAARRVGLSGVTPHMLRHSFATHMLEGGASIRVMQELLGHESLITTQRYLTVTAEHLKESYYKAFSSIRGDD, via the coding sequence ATGGTTGAAAAGTTATCATCTGCGTTGGATTATTATTTGGAACAGATGCGTTTTGCCAAAAGTATGTCCTTGAATACAATAGAGAATTACGCTATTGATCTGAATCAGTTCGCTCATTACCTTTTGGAACAAAACGTAACTTCTGTTCATGATGTGGATGCTCGTTTGATCCGAGAATATTTGCGAATCCTTGCTTCCTTTGGCTATGCTCGTACTTCTGTGGCCAGGAAATTGTCGGCTATAAAAAGCTGGTTTTCTTTTTTGGTGGGGAAAAAAGTTTTAACCCGCGATCTAGCGAAGAATATTAAAGGACCACGACTTCCAGCTAGATTGCCCAGAGCTCTGAGCATCGAACAGGTTGCATCCATGATAGAAGAAGGAACTCAGAAGGGGACAGACCCAATTCGAGATCGTGCTATTTTAGAACTTTTGTATGGTTGTGGCCTTCGGATTGGGGAATTGGCCATTCTTCGTTGGGAGGATACAGACCTTTCGGAACGATGGATTCGGGTACAGGGAAAAGGAAGTAAGGAACGGATGCTCCCTGTAGGGAGACTTGCTGTTCAGGCTCTTTTGGCATGGAGAGATGAATGTGAACAAAAGAGCCCTTTTTTGTTTCCAGGGGAGGAAGAGGGGCATCTTGCTATTCGCACAATTCGAAGAGTTGTTGTTCGAGCGGCTCGGCGGGTAGGCCTTTCTGGAGTAACTCCTCATATGCTTCGCCATAGCTTTGCTACTCATATGTTGGAAGGCGGAGCCTCTATTCGCGTAATGCAGGAACTGTTAGGGCACGAAAGTCTTATAACAACACAACGTTATCTTACTGTAACGGCGGAACATTTAAAAGAAAGTTACTATAAGGCTTTTTCTAGTATAAGAGGAGATGATTGA
- the flgC gene encoding flagellar basal body rod protein FlgC translates to MRVFRTIDIAGSSLTAHRLWMDVIASNLANVNTTRTETGGFYARKTPVFAEILATEEKRQCGGGVRVVDIAEDTQPPRLVYQPDHPDADERGYVAYPNVNVVREMADMMTASRSYEANLAVADGVKNMWNGALDILRG, encoded by the coding sequence ATGAGAGTATTTCGCACAATTGACATAGCCGGGAGTTCTTTAACTGCCCATAGGTTATGGATGGATGTGATTGCTTCCAATCTGGCAAATGTGAATACGACTCGAACAGAAACAGGTGGTTTTTATGCTCGCAAAACTCCTGTTTTTGCCGAAATTCTGGCAACGGAGGAAAAAAGACAGTGTGGTGGAGGCGTGAGAGTTGTAGATATAGCAGAAGATACGCAACCTCCCCGTCTGGTTTATCAGCCAGACCACCCAGATGCAGATGAGCGGGGGTATGTGGCTTATCCTAACGTAAATGTAGTTCGAGAAATGGCAGATATGATGACAGCCAGCCGATCATACGAGGCGAATTTGGCAGTAGCGGATGGAGTTAAGAATATGTGGAATGGGGCCTTGGATATCCTCCGCGGCTAA
- the flgB gene encoding flagellar basal body rod protein FlgB, with protein MIVDKAWKVAEKDLEGLARRFQAVGSNLANANTPGYGRKEISFEDQLKKVVFGPDTLLLEVTHNKHIPTGPLNINAVQPLDHQVYDEKVRLDSNNVDVEIEMAKMTETRLAYQAMTRLMGKKSSMYRLVIGGR; from the coding sequence GTGATTGTCGATAAAGCGTGGAAGGTGGCAGAAAAAGACCTCGAAGGTCTAGCTCGACGTTTTCAGGCTGTGGGGAGCAATCTGGCTAACGCCAATACTCCGGGATACGGGCGAAAAGAAATTTCTTTTGAAGATCAGCTAAAAAAAGTTGTTTTTGGTCCGGATACGTTGCTTCTTGAGGTGACACATAATAAACATATTCCGACAGGACCTTTGAATATTAACGCTGTCCAGCCTTTGGATCATCAGGTTTATGACGAGAAAGTGCGGCTTGACAGCAATAATGTAGATGTGGAAATAGAGATGGCTAAAATGACGGAAACCCGCCTTGCTTATCAGGCCATGACAAGGTTGATGGGCAAGAAGAGTTCCATGTATCGTCTTGTTATAGGAGGCCGGTGA
- the fliE gene encoding flagellar hook-basal body complex protein FliE, which yields MDLVRLDLNKFGPQVEKKSALSTVDDNCTQHPSFEDILTQSLVKVNDLQQDADVMVQKLAVGDVDDVSTVVLSVQRAEMALRMITEVRNKLLDAYQQLARMPV from the coding sequence ATGGATCTTGTTCGGCTTGATCTCAACAAATTCGGCCCTCAAGTTGAAAAGAAAAGCGCTCTGTCTACTGTGGATGACAACTGCACGCAGCATCCTTCTTTCGAAGATATTCTTACCCAATCTCTCGTAAAGGTTAATGATCTTCAGCAAGATGCAGATGTTATGGTTCAAAAGCTTGCTGTTGGTGATGTAGATGACGTGTCGACTGTGGTTCTTTCCGTTCAAAGAGCAGAGATGGCGTTGCGAATGATTACCGAGGTCCGAAATAAACTTTTGGACGCATACCAGCAGCTCGCCCGCATGCCGGTTTAG
- a CDS encoding FliH/SctL family protein, with protein MSKYIRHNIIRAVRILPEAVRIGASSEEAQKKSFPEDTKNERLLPSDDINSHALEIDKLKLEVTSLQQELKEALSRNRALEEDFLQRKLVLEEEHKKVLVALEEQKEKLFKQAHKEGFQKGQEKGYTEGQSKAQKEVEKEYFHRFSRLVESFNSIHETLSKERASLAQYHLPCLIRLWEALLSRMLKRSVSIDSQTAVRVLEAILHRISDKEKVVIYLHPCDLDFIEGQKNAYSDLLRGIKILEFHADDHVDAGSCIVETNMGIYDARWRTQLEQINEEIDTLLMEEGSSLDAQPE; from the coding sequence TTGTCTAAATATATCCGCCATAATATTATTCGAGCGGTTCGAATTTTGCCGGAAGCAGTTCGTATTGGCGCTTCCTCTGAAGAAGCGCAGAAAAAGTCTTTCCCGGAAGATACGAAGAACGAACGTCTCCTCCCTTCCGATGACATAAATAGCCATGCTTTAGAAATAGATAAATTAAAACTTGAAGTTACCAGTCTCCAACAGGAATTAAAAGAAGCTCTTAGTCGAAATCGAGCGCTGGAGGAAGATTTCCTTCAACGCAAACTTGTTTTAGAAGAAGAGCACAAAAAAGTGCTAGTTGCTTTAGAGGAGCAAAAGGAAAAACTTTTTAAACAAGCTCATAAAGAGGGATTCCAAAAGGGGCAAGAAAAAGGGTATACAGAAGGTCAATCTAAGGCCCAAAAGGAAGTGGAAAAAGAATATTTTCACCGATTTTCCAGACTTGTTGAGTCATTTAATTCAATTCATGAAACTCTCTCTAAAGAGAGGGCTTCTCTTGCCCAATATCATCTTCCTTGCCTTATAAGATTATGGGAAGCGCTCCTCTCGAGAATGCTTAAGAGAAGTGTTTCTATAGATTCTCAAACAGCAGTTCGCGTATTGGAAGCGATTTTGCATCGGATCAGTGATAAGGAGAAAGTCGTTATATACCTTCACCCCTGCGATCTGGACTTTATAGAGGGTCAGAAAAATGCATATAGTGATCTCTTACGGGGGATTAAAATATTGGAATTTCACGCAGATGACCATGTAGATGCAGGAAGTTGCATAGTTGAAACGAATATGGGTATTTATGATGCCCGCTGGAGAACACAGCTTGAGCAAATTAACGAAGAAATAGATACGTTGCTTATGGAGGAGGGCTCCAGCCTTGACGCCCAACCAGAATAG
- a CDS encoding flagellar export protein FliJ codes for MINKIQRFQKILTTREKIRDEERLFLSEARNHEDRVLLCVKGLQQQKQEALSIFEDQEGQIFSPQDMWYRRKAIDVIEEEIHQANKALQKVRESICQSEERLVEKHKEVRIMEKYVGKLRYQYREFLLLAEQEELDDIASVRHVEKMGE; via the coding sequence ATGATAAATAAAATTCAGCGTTTCCAAAAGATCCTTACTACAAGAGAAAAAATTCGTGATGAAGAGCGCCTTTTTTTAAGTGAGGCTAGAAATCATGAAGACCGTGTCCTTCTCTGTGTAAAAGGGCTTCAACAGCAAAAGCAGGAAGCTTTAAGTATTTTTGAAGACCAGGAAGGCCAAATCTTTTCTCCTCAGGATATGTGGTACCGTCGTAAGGCTATCGACGTTATAGAAGAAGAAATCCATCAAGCGAATAAGGCCCTTCAAAAAGTAAGGGAAAGTATTTGTCAGTCGGAAGAAAGATTAGTGGAAAAACATAAAGAAGTACGTATTATGGAAAAATATGTAGGGAAGCTTCGATATCAGTATCGAGAATTTCTGTTGTTGGCGGAGCAAGAAGAGCTTGACGATATAGCTTCTGTACGCCATGTGGAAAAGATGGGAGAGTGA